From Selenomonas ruminantium AC2024, a single genomic window includes:
- the gatB gene encoding Asp-tRNA(Asn)/Glu-tRNA(Gln) amidotransferase subunit GatB — MKYEAVIGLEIHCELKTKTKIFCGCATEFGADQNTHVCPVCLGMPGVLPTVNQRVVEFGIKAGLATNCEINKYSKFDRKNYYYPDLPKNWQTSQYDLPIAEHGWVDIDVEGEKKRIRLTRIHMEEDAGKLVHSGTTIKDSASSNVDYNRTGVPLLEIVSEPDMSSAEEARAYMEKIKAIMEYIDVSNCRMEEGNLRADINVSLRPVGTKELGTRTEMKNINSFKNLEDAINYEIERQTEVLEDGGHIVQETRTYDPARGITLSMRSKENAHDYRYMPEPDLPPIVTSEETIEKYRSELPELPDARRARLEKDFGLSDYDAGIITSSRAMAEYFDAVVATGADAKLAANWMMGDLAKNLNEEGLDISKSPVDAQRLGEMIQLIMKDTISGKIAKKVFKEMWTNTDSPEKIVKDKGLVQITDTKAIEGIVDEVIANNQKAVDDYKSGNKKAIGALVGQVMKASKGKANPQMVNKLLAEKLG, encoded by the coding sequence AATACATTGCGAATTAAAGACGAAAACCAAGATTTTCTGCGGTTGTGCCACGGAATTTGGTGCTGACCAGAACACTCATGTGTGCCCGGTTTGCCTGGGTATGCCCGGCGTGCTGCCCACGGTAAACCAGCGGGTGGTGGAGTTCGGTATTAAAGCTGGCCTTGCCACGAACTGCGAAATCAACAAGTACAGCAAGTTTGACCGCAAGAACTATTACTATCCTGACCTGCCGAAGAACTGGCAGACGTCCCAGTACGACCTGCCGATTGCTGAACATGGCTGGGTGGATATTGACGTAGAAGGCGAAAAGAAACGCATTCGCCTGACCCGTATCCATATGGAAGAAGATGCCGGCAAGCTTGTGCATTCTGGCACGACCATCAAGGATTCTGCTTCCAGTAACGTTGACTACAACCGTACCGGCGTGCCCCTCCTCGAAATCGTATCCGAACCGGATATGAGCTCGGCTGAAGAAGCCCGTGCCTATATGGAAAAAATCAAGGCCATCATGGAATACATTGATGTGTCCAACTGCCGCATGGAAGAAGGCAACCTGCGCGCCGACATCAACGTTTCCCTGCGCCCGGTTGGCACGAAGGAGCTCGGCACCCGTACTGAGATGAAGAACATCAACTCCTTCAAGAATCTCGAAGATGCCATCAATTACGAAATCGAGCGTCAGACGGAAGTTCTCGAAGACGGCGGCCATATCGTGCAGGAAACCCGTACCTATGACCCGGCCCGCGGCATTACGCTGTCCATGCGCAGCAAGGAAAATGCTCATGACTACCGCTACATGCCGGAACCGGACCTGCCGCCCATCGTAACCAGCGAAGAAACCATCGAAAAGTACCGCAGCGAACTGCCGGAACTGCCCGATGCCCGCCGTGCACGCCTCGAAAAGGACTTCGGCCTGTCCGATTACGATGCCGGTATCATCACGAGCTCCCGTGCTATGGCTGAGTATTTTGATGCCGTAGTGGCTACGGGGGCTGATGCCAAACTGGCTGCCAACTGGATGATGGGCGACCTTGCCAAGAACCTCAACGAGGAAGGCCTAGACATCAGCAAATCACCGGTAGATGCACAGCGTTTGGGTGAAATGATTCAGCTCATCATGAAAGACACCATTTCCGGCAAGATTGCCAAGAAAGTCTTCAAGGAAATGTGGACGAATACCGACAGCCCGGAAAAAATCGTCAAGGATAAGGGGCTCGTGCAGATTACCGATACCAAGGCAATCGAAGGCATTGTGGACGAAGTTATCGCCAACAACCAGAAGGCCGTTGACGACTACAAGAGTGGCAACAAGAAAGCCATCGGCGCACTCGTAGGTCAGGTTATGAAAGCCTCCAAGGGTAAAGCCAACCCGCAGATGGTCAACAAGCTATTGGCTGAAAAATTAGGCTGA
- a CDS encoding HAD family hydrolase produces the protein MQYKAAIFDLDGTLIDSLADLADSANEMLTSYGYPTHDIDKYRYFVGNGSRKLIERCLPADKAADSAFVDEALAKYKECYDRNLTHKTACYDGIMDMLQTLQIRNIPLGICTNKHQSAADIIVAKLFPQDMFVSVIGDCKDLPRKPDPKKVLLIAGKMGVKPEEVAYFGDTSVDMDTAKNAGMLSVGVTWGFRPKEELVEHGAKILLDTPMELFSKVEF, from the coding sequence ATGCAGTATAAAGCAGCCATCTTTGATTTGGATGGCACATTGATTGACTCTTTGGCTGATTTGGCAGACAGTGCCAATGAAATGCTCACAAGCTATGGCTATCCCACTCACGATATCGATAAATACCGTTACTTCGTGGGCAATGGTTCCCGTAAGCTCATTGAACGCTGCCTGCCCGCTGACAAAGCCGCAGATTCGGCCTTTGTGGATGAAGCTTTGGCGAAATACAAAGAATGCTACGACCGCAATCTTACCCATAAGACCGCTTGCTATGACGGTATTATGGATATGCTGCAGACCTTGCAGATCAGGAATATCCCCTTGGGCATCTGCACCAATAAACATCAGTCGGCAGCCGATATCATCGTGGCAAAATTATTTCCGCAAGATATGTTTGTATCCGTTATCGGTGACTGTAAGGATTTGCCGCGCAAGCCTGACCCAAAAAAGGTGTTGTTGATTGCCGGTAAGATGGGCGTAAAGCCGGAAGAAGTTGCCTATTTTGGGGATACCAGCGTGGATATGGATACGGCAAAGAATGCTGGCATGTTGTCTGTCGGCGTAACCTGGGGATTCCGTCCCAAAGAGGAATTAGTGGAGCATGGGGCGAAGATACTGTTGGATACCCCCATGGAATTATTCAGTAAGGTAGAGTTTTAA
- the rlmD gene encoding 23S rRNA (uracil(1939)-C(5))-methyltransferase RlmD — protein sequence MSKKVPVEKGKAYEIAINTLGTSGEGVGRYDDFTVFVPYALPGETVEAVIDEVKKTYAKGHVKKIIKKSADRVEPICGIYDKCGGCQLQHLDYMAQLNAKRQQVIDAVTRIGKRPDLYVEPTIGAATPWNYRNKMQFPIGREKGKTIIGCFAQGSHAIIDTTDCHIQKEGNNEVVNAVREIVTKLNIPVYNEDKHTGVLRHVVGRVGKNGDIMVVIVTATKNMPKEKEFVKMLRARLPKVVSVHQNIQTYHNNVIMGRDTKLLWGRPTIQDSIGRLNFHISPRSFFQVNTSQAEVLYNKALEYANLSGQETVIDAYCGTGTITLFLAQKAHSVIGIEIVKPAILDAQKNARDNNVRNAEFIVGDATKVMPRLYKQGVRADVVVVDPPRAGCTPTVLETFANMQPERIVYVSCNPASLARDIAILDELGYKAMKVQPVDMFPCTSHVECVTLLQRKES from the coding sequence ATGAGCAAAAAAGTTCCCGTCGAAAAAGGAAAAGCTTATGAAATCGCAATCAACACGCTGGGTACCAGCGGTGAAGGCGTTGGCCGCTATGATGATTTTACGGTATTTGTGCCCTACGCCCTGCCAGGAGAAACGGTGGAAGCGGTTATTGATGAAGTCAAAAAGACCTATGCCAAGGGGCATGTTAAGAAAATCATCAAGAAAAGTGCGGACAGGGTGGAGCCGATTTGCGGCATTTACGATAAATGTGGCGGCTGTCAGCTGCAGCACCTTGACTATATGGCTCAGCTGAACGCTAAGCGTCAGCAGGTTATCGACGCGGTGACGCGTATCGGCAAACGGCCGGACTTGTATGTTGAACCCACTATTGGCGCTGCTACGCCGTGGAATTACCGCAATAAAATGCAGTTTCCCATCGGTAGGGAAAAGGGCAAGACCATTATCGGCTGCTTTGCACAGGGAAGTCATGCCATCATTGACACCACGGACTGTCATATTCAAAAGGAAGGCAATAACGAAGTGGTCAATGCTGTGCGTGAAATTGTAACCAAGCTCAATATCCCCGTCTATAATGAGGACAAGCATACCGGCGTACTGCGTCATGTGGTAGGCCGCGTGGGCAAGAACGGTGACATCATGGTGGTTATCGTCACGGCGACCAAGAACATGCCCAAGGAAAAAGAATTTGTCAAAATGCTGCGAGCAAGACTTCCCAAGGTGGTCAGCGTTCATCAGAATATCCAGACCTACCATAACAACGTCATTATGGGCCGCGATACAAAACTCCTTTGGGGTCGTCCGACCATTCAGGACAGCATTGGCCGCCTGAACTTCCATATATCGCCGCGTTCCTTCTTCCAGGTCAACACGAGTCAGGCAGAAGTTCTCTATAACAAGGCACTGGAATATGCTAACCTGAGCGGTCAGGAAACGGTTATTGACGCTTACTGTGGTACGGGTACGATTACCCTGTTCCTTGCACAGAAAGCGCATAGCGTTATCGGTATCGAAATCGTGAAGCCGGCTATCCTCGATGCGCAGAAAAATGCCCGCGATAACAACGTGCGCAATGCTGAATTTATTGTAGGCGATGCCACCAAGGTTATGCCGCGTCTCTACAAGCAGGGCGTCCGGGCAGATGTGGTGGTCGTAGACCCGCCACGGGCAGGCTGCACGCCGACGGTTCTCGAAACCTTTGCCAATATGCAGCCGGAACGCATTGTCTACGTTTCCTGCAATCCGGCAAGCCTTGCTAGGGATATTGCTATTCTTGACGAACTAGGCTATAAGGCCATGAAAGTACAGCCTGTGGATATGTTCCCGTGTACTTCGCATGTTGAGTGTGTGACGTTGCTACAACGGAAAGAATCGTGA
- a CDS encoding YczE/YyaS/YitT family protein, with amino-acid sequence MSVMLRYFLFVVAVIVQASGIALVVKSMLGTSPISSLPYVISLASPFTLGQMTFSINMLLVLGQYLLLRRAFDHIQFLQIPVTLIFSWFIDFFMEAWSWVIPTNYILQLLPLLIGTTLIAFGVAVQGIANVLMLPGEGIVYAVSRHFHIEFGKVKTANDVSLVSLAAMISLVYLGGIEGIREGTLISALITGTIARHFLKQLSKVDENGNLVFYPHFREKNKGAQDCPEQMISLENGCKIK; translated from the coding sequence ATGTCTGTGATGTTACGTTATTTTTTGTTTGTTGTTGCTGTTATCGTACAGGCTTCCGGGATAGCACTGGTGGTTAAGAGTATGCTGGGAACTTCACCTATTTCCAGCCTTCCCTATGTCATAAGTCTGGCCTCACCATTTACGCTGGGGCAGATGACATTTTCGATAAACATGCTGCTGGTACTCGGCCAGTACCTATTGCTGCGCAGAGCTTTTGACCATATTCAGTTCCTGCAGATACCGGTAACCTTGATATTCTCTTGGTTTATCGATTTCTTCATGGAGGCGTGGTCTTGGGTCATTCCTACAAATTACATTTTGCAGCTGCTGCCTTTGCTTATCGGCACCACATTGATTGCCTTTGGCGTAGCTGTTCAGGGAATCGCCAATGTGCTGATGCTTCCCGGAGAAGGAATCGTATACGCGGTATCCCGTCATTTCCATATTGAATTCGGCAAGGTAAAAACAGCCAACGATGTCAGTCTGGTATCACTGGCCGCTATGATTTCGCTGGTATATCTTGGTGGAATTGAAGGCATACGGGAAGGCACCCTGATATCTGCCCTGATCACGGGAACTATAGCGAGACATTTCCTTAAACAGCTGAGCAAGGTGGATGAGAATGGTAATTTAGTATTCTATCCGCATTTTCGGGAGAAAAATAAGGGTGCTCAGGATTGTCCGGAGCAAATGATAAGCCTGGAAAATGGATGTAAAATCAAATAA
- a CDS encoding EFR1 family ferrodoxin (N-terminal region resembles flavodoxins. C-terminal ferrodoxin region binds two 4Fe-4S clusters.) translates to MRKISTVIYYYSATGNSLYVARELQKAVNDVEIRSIVEAMQEDKPQVNAECVGFVFPMHYFGLPLQVEEFLQKLTILESPYIFAIATCGVPYWGRPFVDAEKILKEKNRQIHAAWYVRLVSNYIPLRDIAADWRINIRAWLAERKLKKIAGTIEKREHHATWQLLRKFCAGYHEKWKAEQRKIDENFQCDREKCTSCGLCERICPRGNILRPQGQPVWQHNCVECLGCLHICPVKAIEYGEITKGRKRYRHKKIKVTELIRRTGNEA, encoded by the coding sequence GTGAGGAAAATCAGCACGGTAATTTACTATTACTCCGCAACGGGTAACTCGTTGTATGTGGCGCGGGAATTGCAGAAAGCGGTCAATGATGTAGAGATAAGGTCGATTGTAGAAGCTATGCAGGAAGATAAGCCGCAGGTCAATGCAGAGTGCGTGGGATTTGTATTTCCTATGCATTACTTTGGCCTGCCGTTGCAGGTTGAGGAATTTTTACAAAAGCTCACGATACTGGAATCTCCGTATATCTTTGCCATAGCTACCTGTGGCGTTCCTTATTGGGGCAGGCCGTTTGTGGATGCGGAAAAGATATTGAAGGAAAAGAATCGACAGATACATGCTGCATGGTATGTACGGCTGGTGTCTAACTACATTCCCTTGCGGGATATAGCTGCAGATTGGCGGATAAATATCCGGGCATGGCTGGCAGAGCGGAAGCTGAAGAAAATAGCCGGTACCATCGAGAAGCGGGAACATCACGCGACATGGCAGCTACTCAGAAAGTTCTGTGCAGGCTATCATGAAAAATGGAAAGCAGAACAACGGAAAATAGATGAAAATTTCCAATGTGATAGGGAAAAGTGTACATCCTGTGGTCTGTGTGAAAGGATATGCCCCAGGGGGAATATCCTGCGCCCTCAGGGACAGCCTGTTTGGCAGCATAACTGCGTAGAGTGCCTGGGATGCCTGCATATCTGTCCTGTTAAGGCCATAGAATATGGCGAAATAACAAAGGGCAGGAAAAGGTACCGGCATAAGAAAATCAAAGTGACAGAGCTAATCAGGAGAACAGGCAACGAGGCGTAA
- a CDS encoding helix-turn-helix domain-containing protein has protein sequence MVNKILTSFFVRRLPEIRRSKGITRKEIAKGVGITLGKYDKWEAGKVLPKSEDIARIASFYKMSVDEFLGLTEEESEAIKQKFIEDAERLSPEARKIVVDAMTDKQA, from the coding sequence ATGGTCAATAAAATATTAACCAGCTTTTTTGTGCGCAGGCTTCCGGAAATCAGAAGAAGCAAGGGCATCACAAGAAAAGAAATTGCCAAGGGAGTTGGTATTACCTTAGGCAAGTATGACAAATGGGAAGCCGGAAAGGTTCTGCCGAAGTCAGAGGATATTGCCCGGATCGCCAGCTTCTACAAAATGAGCGTGGATGAATTTTTGGGGCTTACGGAAGAAGAAAGTGAAGCGATTAAACAGAAGTTTATAGAAGATGCCGAAAGGCTTTCGCCTGAGGCGCGGAAGATTGTGGTAGATGCCATGACGGACAAACAGGCATAA
- a CDS encoding DUF2284 domain-containing protein, producing MDYSVEYRKNKMPMGLFRQRYQDKEKFMAYCRECPRYDTVWSCPPLDIDSEVYLSRFAWINVVGAKINLERHVIEEADTADKIKDLGWKIVSEVKLRMEEKLRKLERELPGSISLSSGGCNLCRECSRKAGQPCRLPDKMRYSLDAFGFDLSAITQDMLGIEIQWCRDRLPDYFTLVHGIMTVNEVPEKIWLSIKADIK from the coding sequence ATGGACTATTCTGTGGAATACCGGAAAAATAAGATGCCAATGGGGCTCTTTCGGCAGAGATATCAGGATAAGGAAAAATTCATGGCATATTGTCGTGAGTGCCCAAGGTACGATACCGTCTGGAGCTGTCCGCCGTTAGATATAGATTCGGAAGTCTATTTATCCCGATTTGCATGGATAAATGTGGTGGGGGCTAAGATCAATCTGGAACGCCATGTGATAGAAGAGGCTGATACCGCAGACAAAATAAAAGATTTGGGCTGGAAGATTGTGTCTGAAGTGAAGCTGCGCATGGAAGAAAAACTACGCAAGCTTGAGAGGGAACTTCCTGGAAGCATATCCCTTTCGTCTGGTGGATGCAATTTGTGCAGAGAGTGCAGCCGGAAAGCAGGTCAGCCATGCAGGTTGCCGGATAAGATGAGATATTCGCTGGATGCCTTTGGCTTCGACCTGAGTGCCATAACCCAGGATATGTTGGGAATCGAAATCCAGTGGTGCAGGGACAGACTGCCGGACTACTTCACCTTGGTTCATGGAATAATGACGGTGAACGAGGTGCCGGAGAAAATATGGTTGTCTATAAAAGCAGATATCAAATAA
- a CDS encoding sugar O-acetyltransferase, with protein sequence MTEKEKMLNQMIYDANYDKELIAERQKAKSLCYEFNHLHPAKEDEQRDIMKRLLGHTKGSFNIMAPFLCDCGYNIEIGENFFANHNTVILDCAKVTFGDNVFIAPNCGFYTAGHPLDIKRRNQGLEYAYPITIGNNVWIGAGVHVMPGVTIGDGAVIGGGSIVVKDIPANCVAVGNPCKVIRKINQEEISLSSKEKSF encoded by the coding sequence ATGACTGAAAAAGAAAAAATGCTCAACCAAATGATTTATGATGCCAATTACGACAAGGAACTAATAGCAGAGCGTCAGAAAGCAAAATCCCTATGTTATGAGTTCAATCATCTGCATCCAGCAAAAGAAGACGAGCAACGTGACATTATGAAACGCCTTCTTGGCCATACCAAAGGTTCTTTTAACATCATGGCTCCCTTCTTATGTGACTGCGGATATAACATCGAAATCGGCGAAAATTTCTTTGCCAATCACAATACGGTAATATTAGACTGTGCGAAGGTCACCTTTGGCGACAACGTATTTATCGCCCCTAACTGTGGATTTTATACCGCAGGACACCCGCTGGATATAAAACGCCGTAATCAGGGGCTTGAATATGCCTATCCCATCACCATTGGCAATAACGTATGGATTGGAGCAGGCGTACATGTTATGCCCGGTGTGACCATTGGTGATGGTGCTGTTATTGGCGGTGGCAGCATAGTTGTAAAGGATATTCCGGCCAATTGTGTTGCTGTCGGCAACCCCTGCAAAGTTATCCGCAAAATTAATCAGGAAGAAATCTCATTATCCAGTAAGGAAAAATCTTTTTAA
- a CDS encoding sodium:solute symporter family protein translates to MNYSLAHLVIMAMTIGVVLAGGLYAARSVKSAEGFSLGGRSAGIPMIAGSIAGTCVGGGATVGTAQLAGSIGLSAVWFTIGVGLSLLIMGLIYARPLRYTGLETISQYLVENYGKGAGRFTSFATSLGILFSAVASTLPGIGLLAALTGFSYAVSAGILLLLVILYAFFGGMKTASVGGILKMLILFVTLFALGVVAWQGLMSATEMLANKPEGFLSIWGISNGSILNNLASIIVGMICTQTYIQAIFSAATPRTAAVGLILAAMVAIPVGLPCAVMGIYMQTLHPEIPAMLALPAYLLQYASPLMGGAALGGIVLGIIGSVAGLSLGVGTMVARDMLEPLLKIQSEQGKLTLMRVSVVAAIIIAMLIAITHKDSQILFWNYLSMALRGCGIFIPLTLAIFRPRAISPRWALASMVLSLGASIFAGWVHTAASPIFVGLGVSFIVVIMGMSWKKMTSESVSVHAQ, encoded by the coding sequence GTGAATTATTCATTGGCTCATTTGGTAATAATGGCCATGACGATTGGTGTGGTTTTAGCAGGTGGGCTTTATGCTGCAAGGTCAGTAAAATCAGCCGAAGGGTTTAGTCTGGGCGGCCGCTCGGCAGGTATACCAATGATTGCTGGCAGTATTGCCGGAACATGTGTTGGAGGTGGGGCAACGGTAGGAACAGCCCAGCTGGCTGGTTCAATAGGTTTGTCAGCAGTATGGTTTACGATTGGCGTCGGTCTGTCGCTGTTGATTATGGGGCTTATTTACGCGCGTCCGCTAAGATACACGGGACTTGAAACAATATCGCAGTATCTGGTTGAAAACTATGGCAAAGGAGCTGGACGCTTTACCAGTTTTGCTACATCTTTGGGTATTTTGTTCAGCGCTGTTGCCAGTACATTGCCGGGAATTGGCTTGTTGGCAGCATTAACGGGATTTTCGTATGCAGTATCGGCAGGCATATTGCTGTTGTTAGTAATTTTGTATGCTTTTTTCGGCGGGATGAAAACAGCCTCTGTTGGTGGCATATTGAAGATGCTCATCCTGTTCGTGACTTTGTTTGCATTGGGTGTCGTAGCATGGCAGGGCCTTATGAGTGCGACTGAAATGCTTGCCAATAAACCAGAGGGATTCCTGAGTATTTGGGGCATCAGTAATGGTTCTATCCTGAATAATCTTGCCTCTATAATTGTAGGTATGATTTGTACGCAGACCTATATACAGGCGATATTTTCAGCGGCAACACCGCGAACTGCAGCTGTTGGCCTTATATTGGCGGCGATGGTGGCGATTCCTGTTGGCTTGCCGTGTGCAGTTATGGGAATTTATATGCAAACGTTACATCCGGAAATTCCGGCTATGCTTGCCTTACCTGCTTATCTGCTGCAATATGCGTCTCCACTTATGGGCGGTGCAGCACTGGGCGGGATTGTGCTGGGGATAATCGGTTCTGTTGCTGGCTTATCCTTGGGCGTAGGAACGATGGTGGCAAGAGATATGCTGGAGCCACTTTTGAAAATACAATCCGAACAGGGAAAATTGACCTTGATGCGTGTGTCCGTTGTAGCTGCGATAATAATCGCAATGCTGATTGCCATAACCCATAAGGATTCCCAAATCCTGTTTTGGAATTACCTTTCTATGGCACTTAGAGGCTGCGGCATATTTATACCGCTAACACTGGCTATCTTCAGACCAAGGGCAATTTCGCCACGTTGGGCGCTTGCCTCCATGGTGTTATCGCTTGGGGCGTCGATATTTGCAGGATGGGTTCATACGGCTGCGTCACCTATCTTTGTGGGCTTAGGAGTAAGCTTTATTGTAGTGATTATGGGAATGAGTTGGAAAAAGATGACGTCAGAATCCGTTTCTGTGCATGCGCAATAG
- a CDS encoding HD domain-containing protein has protein sequence MSKLTLDRAKEILAKHTTEEHLFHHAAAVSAAMGAMAEAFGEDKDYWAAIGWLHDVDYEKFPDEHCHHVRELLSPEGVDEEDIKAIITHGYEITTDEAEPTSNLEKSLFAVDELTGIIQAYALMRPEKMEGMAVKSLKKKYKDKRFAAKCNREIIDKGVEKLGMELSEVMNYCIKGMTEHSDEIGL, from the coding sequence ATGAGTAAACTTACTTTGGACAGAGCCAAGGAAATCCTGGCAAAGCATACTACCGAGGAGCATCTGTTCCATCATGCTGCTGCAGTCAGTGCGGCTATGGGAGCCATGGCAGAAGCCTTTGGCGAAGATAAGGATTATTGGGCTGCTATTGGCTGGCTTCATGATGTGGATTATGAAAAATTCCCGGATGAGCATTGCCATCATGTAAGGGAATTGTTATCACCGGAAGGTGTGGATGAGGAAGACATCAAAGCTATTATCACCCATGGATATGAAATTACGACAGATGAGGCAGAACCGACAAGCAATCTGGAAAAAAGCCTCTTCGCCGTGGATGAACTTACGGGGATTATACAGGCATATGCACTCATGCGTCCGGAAAAAATGGAGGGGATGGCTGTTAAATCTCTGAAGAAGAAATATAAGGACAAGAGATTCGCTGCCAAGTGTAACCGGGAAATCATTGATAAGGGTGTCGAAAAACTGGGAATGGAGCTCAGTGAGGTTATGAACTACTGCATTAAGGGCATGACTGAACATAGCGATGAGATAGGTCTGTAA
- a CDS encoding AraC family transcriptional regulator, with protein MYLIFPCPPLPYLIVGGMSTFRIGDRHLRRTLPHTFDLIYVHQGELFMEENGQNFTVTAGQFLILPPNRLHRGTKACRTETVFHWLHFYTTGTFSCTESPVRDSNVIQKSSQQFEKKPFHISLPQYSTILEELQPNMLDIMEQITQVRIDRKENSKRFSDNTIPQLKLQQLFFTLLTYIGESSLDKQPHDPAAEIFAFLNDHYREDLRLDEIAEHFSFHPAYIIRLLKKRYQKTPGQIIQQLRLEKASQMLTASNASIQTIAYENGFNDSGYFARLFKRHYGVTPHQWRNK; from the coding sequence ATGTACCTGATATTCCCATGCCCACCTCTTCCTTATCTGATTGTCGGCGGTATGTCCACATTCCGCATCGGTGACCGTCACCTACGGCGCACCCTCCCCCATACCTTTGACCTGATTTATGTCCATCAGGGAGAATTATTTATGGAAGAGAACGGCCAAAACTTTACGGTTACTGCAGGACAGTTCCTGATTCTGCCTCCCAATCGGCTCCATCGCGGTACCAAAGCCTGCCGCACAGAAACAGTCTTTCATTGGCTGCATTTTTATACTACCGGAACCTTTTCCTGCACAGAATCGCCGGTGCGCGATTCCAACGTCATCCAAAAAAGCTCCCAGCAATTTGAAAAAAAGCCCTTCCATATATCATTGCCACAATATAGCACGATACTGGAAGAGCTTCAGCCGAATATGCTGGATATTATGGAGCAAATCACACAGGTTCGCATTGACCGCAAGGAAAACAGCAAGCGCTTCTCAGATAACACCATCCCACAACTGAAACTCCAGCAGCTTTTCTTCACCCTGCTGACCTATATTGGAGAATCCAGCCTCGATAAACAACCTCATGATCCAGCTGCTGAAATCTTTGCCTTTTTGAACGACCACTACCGGGAAGATTTGCGTCTGGATGAGATTGCTGAACACTTTTCTTTTCATCCAGCCTATATTATCCGCTTGCTCAAGAAACGCTACCAGAAAACACCCGGACAGATTATCCAACAGCTGCGTCTGGAAAAGGCATCGCAAATGCTCACAGCCAGCAACGCCTCCATCCAGACAATCGCCTATGAGAACGGCTTTAACGACAGCGGATACTTTGCCAGGCTCTTCAAACGCCATTACGGCGTAACACCTCACCAATGGCGGAATAAATAG